Proteins from one Blattabacterium cuenoti genomic window:
- the pdhA gene encoding pyruvate dehydrogenase (acetyl-transferring) E1 component subunit alpha, with translation MKEITTKTYIKWFKDMSFWRKFEDKCRSLYLKQKIRGFLHLYNGQEALPAGLTHAMDMSKDKIITAYRCHIFPLSMGVDPKKIMAELLGKKTGTSRGMGGSMHIFSKKHRFYGGHGIVGGQIPLGAGIAFADKYFNRDAVTLTIMGDGAVRQGSLHETFNMSMIWKLPVVFICENNGYAMGTSVKRSTNMKEIYKIGLSYGMPSYPVDGMNPEKIAKIASIAIEKARKGEGATFLDIKTYRYRGHSMSDAESYRNKEEVILYKKKDPILKLKNIIVQNKWETIDNLNTIENEVKRKVEYCVEFAENSDTPSLEEMYNVVYNEKDYPFLDFI, from the coding sequence ATGAAAGAAATTACCACAAAAACCTATATTAAGTGGTTTAAAGATATGTCTTTTTGGAGAAAATTTGAGGATAAATGTCGTTCCTTATACTTAAAACAGAAAATTAGAGGATTTTTACATTTATATAATGGACAAGAAGCTTTACCTGCAGGATTAACTCATGCAATGGATATGTCTAAAGATAAAATTATAACTGCTTATAGATGTCATATATTTCCATTATCTATGGGAGTTGATCCAAAAAAAATTATGGCAGAACTTTTGGGAAAAAAAACAGGAACATCTCGTGGAATGGGTGGTTCTATGCATATTTTTAGCAAAAAACATCGTTTTTATGGAGGACACGGTATTGTAGGTGGACAAATTCCATTAGGAGCTGGTATTGCCTTTGCTGATAAATATTTCAATAGAGATGCAGTTACTTTAACTATTATGGGAGATGGAGCTGTAAGACAGGGATCTTTACATGAAACATTTAATATGTCTATGATATGGAAACTTCCTGTTGTATTTATATGTGAAAATAATGGATATGCTATGGGTACTTCTGTAAAAAGAAGCACAAATATGAAAGAAATATATAAAATAGGTTTATCATATGGAATGCCATCTTATCCTGTAGATGGAATGAATCCTGAAAAAATAGCAAAAATAGCTTCTATTGCAATAGAAAAAGCGAGAAAAGGAGAAGGAGCTACTTTTTTAGATATTAAAACATATAGATATAGGGGGCATTCTATGTCAGATGCTGAATCATATCGTAATAAAGAGGAAGTGATTTTATATAAAAAAAAAGATCCTATTTTAAAATTAAAAAATATTATTGTACAAAATAAATGGGAAACTATAGATAATTTAAATACTATAGAAAATGAAGTAAAAAGGAAAGTAGAATATTGTGTAGAATTTGCAGAAAACTCAGATACACCTTCTTTAGAAGAAATGTATAATGTTGTTTATAATGAGAAAGATTATCCTTTTTTAGATTTTATATAA
- a CDS encoding UDP-N-acetylmuramoyl-tripeptide--D-alanyl-D-alanine ligase, which yields MNIKNIYKLYMISSGIEINSKKVRKGSIFIALKGKNFDGNQFSKEAILNGAILSIIDNKNFISYNNKNKIIFVDNTLHFLQKLAMYHRYQLRHIPIIAITGSNGKTTTKELTQVILSQKYKKVHFTKNNFNNHIGIPLTILSMSRNTEISVIEIGANHEKEIEKMCSIIKPDYGYITNFGKAHLEGFQSIEGIIRGKLELYNFLKKNKKIVFVNGDDPIQLKESIGIKRFIFSEKEKSDIKIKYLWKESYLQSILYIDNIKISSDLIGNYNLYNIASAISIGKYFKVSLKKIKNAVEKYIPKNYRSQIIHKKNIKIFIDCYNANPTSMIYALKFFNNNNIKGNKIAILGDMLELGLYSNYEHKKIIFFLEKSHINITFLIGKNFFNTDLKISQKIKKFINKKKFIEWIKKNSIQKQKIDYILIKGSRKYSLENLIDFI from the coding sequence ATGAATATAAAAAATATATATAAATTATATATGATCTCTTCAGGAATAGAAATAAATAGTAAAAAAGTTCGAAAAGGATCTATTTTTATAGCTTTAAAAGGAAAAAATTTTGATGGGAATCAATTTTCTAAAGAAGCCATTTTAAACGGAGCTATATTATCCATAATAGATAATAAAAATTTTATTTCTTATAATAATAAGAACAAAATTATTTTTGTAGATAATACTTTGCATTTTTTACAAAAATTAGCAATGTATCATAGATACCAATTACGTCATATTCCTATTATAGCTATTACAGGAAGTAATGGAAAAACTACTACAAAAGAACTTACTCAAGTTATTTTATCTCAGAAATATAAAAAAGTTCATTTTACTAAAAATAATTTTAATAATCATATAGGAATTCCATTAACTATATTATCTATGTCTAGAAATACAGAAATTTCTGTTATCGAAATTGGAGCTAATCATGAAAAAGAAATTGAAAAAATGTGTTCTATCATAAAACCAGATTATGGATATATAACTAATTTTGGAAAAGCTCATTTGGAAGGATTTCAAAGTATAGAAGGAATTATACGTGGTAAATTAGAATTATATAATTTTTTAAAAAAAAATAAAAAAATAGTATTTGTTAATGGAGATGATCCTATTCAATTAAAAGAAAGTATAGGAATTAAAAGATTTATTTTTTCTGAAAAAGAAAAATCAGATATAAAAATTAAATATTTATGGAAAGAATCTTATTTACAATCAATTTTATATATTGATAATATAAAAATTAGTTCTGATTTAATAGGAAATTACAATTTATATAATATAGCTTCGGCTATATCTATTGGAAAATATTTTAAAGTTTCTTTAAAAAAAATAAAAAATGCTGTAGAAAAATATATTCCAAAAAATTATCGTTCTCAAATTATACATAAAAAAAATATAAAAATTTTTATAGATTGTTATAATGCAAATCCTACTAGCATGATTTATGCTTTAAAATTTTTTAATAATAATAATATAAAAGGTAATAAAATTGCTATATTAGGAGATATGTTAGAATTAGGACTTTATTCTAATTATGAACATAAAAAAATAATTTTTTTTTTAGAAAAAAGTCACATAAATATAACATTTTTAATTGGAAAAAATTTTTTTAATACTGATTTAAAAATTTCTCAAAAAATAAAAAAATTTATAAATAAAAAAAAATTTATTGAATGGATAAAAAAAAATTCTATTCAAAAACAAAAAATTGATTATATACTTATTAAAGGTTCTAGAAAATACTCATTAGAAAACCTTATTGATTTCATTTAA